In Alteromonas sp. V450, the following proteins share a genomic window:
- a CDS encoding enoyl-CoA hydratase/isomerase family protein, producing MNPVETTYQGSVAIITMKNGENRHNPAFAKAMLEALKKVELNSESKALIITSDDEKSFSLGIDTDWLMPAMKTQKFDEIKGFMRNMDDVFKRLLLFPMPVIAAINGHAFGNGAILTCACDFRFMLADKGFFCFPEVDLSIPFLPGMIEFVKKAIPYHRFNEMKLSGRRVSGRELENDNVIEKAYDSKELLMEGALNYAQTFDKKRAIFGEHKKRLHKHIIETIDTQNKPLIASLSLMV from the coding sequence ATGAATCCAGTGGAAACAACCTACCAGGGAAGCGTCGCAATTATTACCATGAAAAATGGTGAAAATCGGCACAACCCCGCATTCGCGAAAGCAATGCTAGAAGCCTTAAAGAAAGTTGAGCTAAACAGTGAAAGCAAAGCCCTCATCATCACTTCAGATGACGAAAAATCTTTTAGCTTAGGAATAGACACTGACTGGCTGATGCCCGCCATGAAAACGCAAAAGTTTGACGAAATTAAAGGCTTTATGCGAAATATGGATGACGTGTTTAAAAGGCTTCTTCTTTTCCCTATGCCCGTAATTGCAGCTATCAACGGTCATGCCTTTGGAAACGGTGCCATTCTTACTTGTGCATGCGATTTTCGCTTTATGCTGGCTGATAAAGGCTTTTTCTGTTTCCCTGAAGTAGATCTTTCTATTCCTTTTTTACCGGGCATGATCGAATTTGTTAAAAAAGCTATTCCGTATCATAGATTTAACGAAATGAAGCTGTCTGGTAGACGAGTATCTGGTAGGGAGCTAGAAAACGATAATGTCATTGAAAAAGCGTACGATTCAAAAGAACTGCTAATGGAAGGGGCACTAAATTACGCGCAAACGTTTGACAAAAAAAGGGCAATATTTGGCGAGCATAAAAAGCGTTTGCACAAACATATCATTGAGACTATTGATACACAGAATAAGCCCTTGATAGCGTCGCTTTCACTTATGGTGTAA
- a CDS encoding STAS domain-containing protein produces MEIKTSYINGQSTLLIDVGEKFDFSKVEGFRQAYLGVKTGVRHITVDLSRTEYMDSSALGMLLNMQKALADRGFSYSIENAKPQVAKILKISRFDKKFEIR; encoded by the coding sequence ATGGAAATAAAAACGAGCTATATAAATGGACAAAGCACGCTTCTTATCGACGTGGGTGAAAAGTTCGACTTCAGTAAAGTAGAGGGTTTCAGGCAAGCTTATTTAGGGGTAAAGACGGGAGTTCGACATATAACGGTAGATTTGTCGAGAACAGAGTACATGGACAGCTCAGCCCTAGGCATGCTGCTTAATATGCAAAAAGCACTCGCAGATAGAGGGTTTTCATACAGCATAGAAAATGCCAAGCCTCAAGTGGCTAAAATCTTAAAAATATCTCGCTTTGATAAGAAGTTTGAAATCAGATAA
- the rpsP gene encoding 30S ribosomal protein S16, which produces MVTIRLQRGGAKKRPFYQLVVADSRRARNGRFIENIGFFNPTAQGQAERLRVDLERVEYWVGVGASLSDRVSSLVKEAKKSAA; this is translated from the coding sequence ATGGTTACTATTCGTTTACAGCGTGGTGGCGCGAAAAAGCGTCCATTTTATCAACTAGTGGTGGCTGATAGCCGTCGTGCAAGAAACGGTCGTTTCATTGAAAACATCGGTTTCTTCAACCCAACTGCACAAGGTCAAGCGGAACGTCTTCGCGTAGATCTAGAGCGTGTTGAATACTGGGTTGGCGTAGGCGCGAGCTTATCAGATCGCGTTTCTAGTTTGGTAAAAGAAGCGAAAAAATCTGCAGCGTAA
- the rimM gene encoding ribosome maturation factor RimM (Essential for efficient processing of 16S rRNA), with protein MSLASDKVIVGKIGAPYGVKGWVKINSYTETPEGIFEYAPWFLGDEKEYQIDQWRPHGKSLVAKIVGVDSRDDAERIKNLDININASQLPDLGDEGVYWRELTGMKVVTTQGYDLGVVKEVFNTGANDVIHVKANVGDAFGQKERLLPFVFDEVVQEVDKEAKVIKVDWDPGF; from the coding sequence ATGAGTCTAGCGTCTGACAAAGTGATTGTTGGCAAAATTGGCGCACCGTACGGTGTTAAAGGTTGGGTCAAAATCAACAGCTATACAGAAACGCCAGAAGGTATTTTTGAGTACGCGCCATGGTTTCTTGGCGATGAAAAAGAATACCAAATTGACCAGTGGCGACCGCACGGTAAAAGCCTCGTTGCAAAAATTGTGGGCGTTGATAGTCGAGATGATGCCGAGCGCATCAAAAACTTGGATATCAACATAAATGCTTCACAGCTGCCTGATTTAGGCGACGAAGGGGTTTATTGGCGTGAGCTCACCGGCATGAAAGTAGTAACAACGCAAGGTTACGACTTGGGTGTGGTGAAAGAAGTGTTTAATACAGGTGCTAACGACGTGATTCACGTTAAAGCGAATGTAGGCGATGCTTTTGGTCAAAAAGAAAGACTATTACCTTTTGTATTTGACGAAGTCGTACAAGAGGTGGATAAGGAAGCGAAGGTCATTAAAGTTGACTGGGACCCGGGGTTTTAA
- a CDS encoding S8 family serine peptidase, translated as MKHPILSLSLLTTSILASNAVNADALIGPNLATALSNQAGPYEVIITGTESETLNSSIQALAIPYLSLKTLPMVAASLTKTQIEALEKNPNVKSLYQNLPLEYSNYTSGEITGGHFVQDFLNVTGRGVTVAVLDSGVDATHPDLPLRDKTSENVKIVGDLDLAGGINTFIEGVPNSDTSSGHGTHVAGTVAGTGQASAGDPRRPYYHDGIAPDAKIVGLGAGEGISILYGLLGFDYAIANQERLDIDIITNSWGGGDGGAFDPNNPINVASFEAYRKGMVVSFAASNSGPDDNTLNQYAIAPWVINVAAGTSDKLLADFSSRGVEGDELKLPDITAPGQGITSTRAPNTAIGAMGPVLDLSNPTYALHYHTISGTSMATPFIAGVAALLLEKNPSLSPDQVEAIIKETAEPMPGFKPHQVGTGYVDVKKAVELAGQVEGKMGTFLTGDTLWSSQGNWTRVDSNDPRLSYSGDWQKMSFGNTQMDTVSKSVSATINGDRVRFSIATSRAQAAAVELYVDGEYFETATVYDKNASSNDPKLVSIAFDDFGDGTHKIELKLDKGFLALDHIDVDGTVLNSDATFSSRTQNDTGLMGPSVENLTVQNIPLEISANDIEVVSSLSWDGIADLDFYLVAPDGSEIAFSASLDNPEVITFSPKEAGTYFLRVTGFISLATAYNIKTDITSASN; from the coding sequence ATGAAACATCCAATCCTTTCACTATCATTACTAACGACAAGTATACTAGCTTCAAACGCAGTTAACGCAGATGCTTTAATCGGCCCTAATCTAGCTACCGCACTTTCAAACCAAGCAGGGCCCTATGAAGTAATCATTACAGGAACAGAGAGCGAAACGCTAAATTCATCAATACAAGCGTTAGCCATACCCTACTTATCTCTGAAAACCCTGCCAATGGTTGCAGCATCGCTTACAAAAACACAAATAGAGGCGCTAGAAAAAAACCCTAATGTAAAAAGCCTCTATCAAAACTTGCCTCTTGAATATAGCAACTACACGTCAGGCGAAATCACGGGCGGCCATTTCGTACAGGACTTTCTTAACGTAACGGGCCGCGGCGTTACCGTTGCGGTACTCGATTCAGGTGTTGATGCCACACACCCGGACTTACCTTTGCGCGACAAAACAAGTGAAAATGTAAAAATAGTCGGAGACTTGGATCTGGCAGGCGGTATAAATACGTTTATTGAAGGTGTACCGAATTCCGATACAAGTTCAGGACACGGCACCCATGTTGCAGGAACAGTTGCAGGTACAGGGCAAGCCTCAGCAGGCGATCCTCGCCGCCCTTACTACCACGACGGCATCGCGCCTGACGCGAAAATCGTTGGTTTAGGTGCAGGAGAAGGGATCTCTATTCTTTATGGCTTACTAGGCTTTGATTATGCTATCGCGAATCAAGAACGCCTCGACATTGACATTATCACCAACAGCTGGGGTGGTGGCGATGGTGGCGCATTCGATCCGAACAACCCGATTAACGTTGCATCCTTCGAAGCTTACCGCAAAGGGATGGTAGTCAGCTTTGCCGCATCAAACTCCGGTCCTGATGACAACACATTGAACCAATATGCAATTGCCCCTTGGGTGATAAACGTTGCAGCAGGAACGAGTGATAAACTTCTCGCAGATTTTTCTAGCCGAGGTGTGGAGGGGGACGAACTTAAACTTCCAGATATAACTGCACCGGGACAAGGTATTACGTCTACTAGGGCACCAAATACCGCAATTGGCGCAATGGGGCCAGTATTAGATTTAAGCAACCCTACTTACGCGCTCCACTATCACACTATCAGCGGCACATCTATGGCGACGCCTTTCATAGCAGGGGTTGCAGCATTATTGCTTGAGAAGAACCCATCGCTATCGCCAGACCAAGTAGAAGCTATCATTAAAGAAACTGCAGAACCAATGCCAGGCTTTAAACCCCACCAAGTTGGCACAGGTTATGTGGATGTAAAAAAAGCCGTAGAACTGGCAGGACAGGTTGAAGGCAAAATGGGTACATTTCTTACCGGCGATACGCTATGGTCAAGCCAGGGTAATTGGACGCGTGTAGATAGCAATGACCCGCGTTTATCCTATTCAGGCGATTGGCAAAAAATGTCGTTCGGTAACACGCAAATGGACACGGTATCAAAATCAGTCAGCGCAACCATTAATGGTGATCGAGTACGCTTCTCTATTGCAACAAGTCGCGCACAAGCAGCAGCCGTAGAACTTTATGTAGACGGCGAATATTTTGAAACTGCGACTGTTTACGATAAAAATGCGTCATCTAATGATCCTAAACTTGTCAGTATCGCCTTCGATGATTTTGGTGATGGTACGCATAAAATTGAGCTGAAATTAGACAAAGGGTTTCTCGCACTTGACCATATTGACGTAGACGGCACTGTATTAAATAGCGACGCTACCTTTTCAAGTAGAACGCAGAATGACACCGGTTTGATGGGGCCCTCTGTTGAAAACCTAACGGTTCAAAATATACCTTTAGAAATATCAGCCAATGACATTGAAGTTGTCTCTTCCCTTTCTTGGGACGGTATTGCTGATTTGGACTTCTATTTAGTTGCTCCAGATGGCAGCGAAATTGCCTTTAGTGCATCTCTTGACAACCCAGAAGTAATCACTTTTTCACCCAAAGAAGCAGGCACTTACTTTCTTAGAGTGACAGGGTTTATAAGTCTTGCAACGGCGTACAATATCAAAACCGATATTACAAGCGCGTCGAATTAA
- the tyrA gene encoding bifunctional chorismate mutase/prephenate dehydrogenase codes for MADFSQQLEELREGIDELDTQLVELLAKRNHITTQVGKLKAEAGMPVYVPAREKALIASRRAQAELLGVSPDLTEDLLRRVMRESYHTQNNQYRCVNESVGNVVVIGGEGALGRVFVSLFERSRYKVSVVEKDDWQSGRAADVLSQAALVVVAVPINVTEKTIAKLTMLPKSCVLADITSIKVKPLEAMLKVHDGPVVGLHPMFGPDAPGMIKQVVVVCEGRESSKYDWLIEQMRIWGATIHASSAHEHDQAMAYIQVMRHFNTFVYGQHLKGEDPNLESLTMFSSPIYRLELAMVGRLFAQSPQLYADIIFNNPDNFALLRRFYERFGLALSLLENGNKNEFIAQFASVGDWFGDYAKKCLADSKQMLLKADDGQLLRDK; via the coding sequence ATGGCCGATTTTTCGCAGCAGCTTGAAGAGCTGCGCGAAGGTATAGACGAGTTGGATACTCAGCTCGTCGAACTACTAGCAAAGCGCAACCACATTACGACCCAAGTTGGCAAGCTGAAAGCTGAGGCAGGCATGCCCGTTTATGTCCCTGCTCGTGAAAAGGCGCTTATCGCTTCACGACGCGCTCAGGCTGAACTGTTAGGGGTGTCACCAGATTTGACGGAAGATCTCCTACGTCGAGTCATGCGCGAGTCATATCATACGCAAAACAACCAATACCGATGTGTAAACGAAAGTGTTGGAAACGTCGTTGTTATTGGCGGCGAGGGTGCCTTAGGGCGGGTGTTCGTTAGCTTGTTTGAGCGCAGTCGGTACAAGGTTTCCGTTGTTGAAAAAGACGACTGGCAGAGCGGCCGTGCAGCCGACGTGCTAAGCCAAGCTGCGCTTGTCGTGGTTGCAGTGCCAATAAATGTAACTGAAAAAACCATTGCTAAACTTACGATGCTGCCTAAAAGTTGTGTTTTGGCAGATATTACCAGTATCAAAGTAAAGCCTCTCGAAGCAATGCTTAAAGTGCACGATGGGCCTGTTGTTGGTCTACATCCTATGTTTGGTCCCGATGCGCCAGGGATGATAAAACAGGTAGTTGTTGTGTGTGAAGGCAGAGAAAGTAGCAAGTACGATTGGCTTATCGAGCAAATGCGTATTTGGGGGGCCACTATCCACGCAAGCAGTGCGCACGAACATGACCAGGCAATGGCGTATATTCAGGTTATGCGGCACTTCAATACCTTTGTTTATGGACAGCATTTAAAAGGCGAAGATCCTAATCTTGAATCTTTGACAATGTTCAGTTCACCTATTTATCGTTTAGAGCTTGCAATGGTTGGTCGTTTATTTGCTCAGTCACCACAGCTATATGCGGATATTATATTCAACAACCCCGATAACTTCGCGTTGTTGCGCCGTTTTTATGAGCGCTTCGGCTTAGCTCTCTCGCTATTGGAAAATGGGAATAAAAACGAATTTATAGCGCAGTTTGCGAGCGTGGGTGATTGGTTTGGCGACTATGCTAAAAAGTGTTTGGCAGACAGTAAACAAATGCTTTTAAAGGCCGATGACGGACAGCTATTAAGAGATAAGTAG
- the yciH gene encoding stress response translation initiation inhibitor YciH has product MQDWKDALLVYSTDGGRIKSEPKDELRSISSDGIVRIHRETKGRKGKGVSLIKGLDLPASDLKKLGSDLKKKCGCGGAVKEGIIEVQTDDRDKLRMLLTEKGFKVKLAGG; this is encoded by the coding sequence ATGCAAGACTGGAAAGACGCCCTTTTGGTTTACAGTACCGATGGGGGCAGAATAAAGTCTGAGCCAAAAGACGAGCTTCGCTCCATATCTTCCGACGGTATCGTGAGAATACATAGAGAAACGAAAGGAAGAAAAGGCAAAGGAGTCTCATTGATAAAGGGATTAGATCTGCCCGCGTCCGATTTAAAGAAACTCGGCTCAGATTTGAAAAAAAAGTGCGGGTGTGGTGGCGCAGTGAAAGAAGGGATAATCGAAGTGCAAACTGACGACAGAGATAAACTTCGTATGCTGCTAACCGAAAAAGGCTTTAAAGTAAAGCTTGCAGGGGGCTAA
- a CDS encoding trimeric intracellular cation channel family protein, which translates to MTSNYFMFLNIIGVAFFAVSGALMGHKKQINGFGIVVVGVMTALGGGTIRDLLLGKPIFWVTVSDYLFVTYLAILCTVLFVRYMPSPSNFFFILMDAIGLAIFNIVGIEKALIEGTGMTVALTMGMTTGIFGGLMRDVVCREIPLVMRGDLYASACLAGGLAYALLFSLDVAYVWCIVGALHVTVLLRIGSVYWNWRVDLFHKRTHKDRGFKIRKQ; encoded by the coding sequence ATGACTTCAAACTATTTTATGTTTTTGAATATTATTGGCGTCGCGTTTTTTGCTGTTTCTGGTGCATTAATGGGGCACAAGAAGCAAATTAATGGGTTTGGTATTGTTGTTGTCGGCGTAATGACAGCCCTTGGCGGGGGAACAATTCGAGATCTCTTATTAGGTAAACCTATTTTTTGGGTGACAGTGTCTGACTATCTTTTTGTCACGTACTTAGCTATTTTGTGTACTGTTTTGTTTGTAAGATATATGCCATCGCCTTCAAACTTTTTCTTCATATTAATGGATGCAATCGGTTTAGCCATTTTTAATATTGTCGGCATAGAAAAAGCGCTCATAGAAGGTACGGGAATGACCGTTGCCCTGACAATGGGAATGACGACAGGCATTTTCGGTGGATTAATGCGTGATGTCGTTTGCAGAGAGATTCCTCTTGTTATGAGAGGAGACCTGTATGCTAGCGCTTGTCTCGCTGGAGGCCTTGCTTACGCACTGCTTTTCTCATTAGATGTAGCTTATGTATGGTGCATTGTGGGTGCGCTACATGTTACGGTATTGCTGCGTATTGGCTCTGTTTACTGGAATTGGCGGGTTGACCTCTTTCACAAACGCACACACAAGGATCGTGGATTCAAAATACGCAAGCAGTGA
- the rplS gene encoding 50S ribosomal protein L19 — protein sequence MSKVSQDIIKKIEEAQLKTDVPAFGPGDTVVVKVRVTEGDKERLQAYEGVVIAKRNRGLHSSFTVRKISSGEGVERVFQTHSPAVSSIEVKRRGAVRRAKLYYLRERSGKSARIKEKLN from the coding sequence ATGAGCAAAGTCAGTCAAGATATCATCAAAAAAATCGAAGAAGCACAGCTAAAGACTGATGTTCCTGCGTTTGGTCCAGGTGACACAGTAGTTGTTAAAGTTCGCGTTACCGAAGGTGACAAAGAGCGTCTTCAGGCTTATGAAGGTGTTGTTATCGCTAAACGTAACCGTGGTCTGCACTCGTCTTTTACCGTGCGTAAAATTTCTAGCGGCGAAGGCGTTGAGCGTGTGTTCCAAACACACAGCCCGGCAGTTTCTTCAATTGAAGTGAAACGTCGCGGTGCGGTTCGTCGTGCTAAGCTTTACTATCTACGTGAGCGTTCAGGTAAATCTGCACGTATCAAAGAGAAGCTTAACTAA
- the pheA gene encoding prephenate dehydratase codes for MPNNALDTVRQRITALDSELLSLLAERRKLTNEVAETKIKHHIPVRDHKREEQLLVRLIKEGQSIGLDPHYVTQVFHVVIEDSVLNQQAMLAERANPGSALPLNRVAFLGDKGSYSYLATQKYFSRRPGELLEMGCQSFAEIIHKVENAEADYAVLPIENTTSGSINEVYDQLQHTQLSIIGELTHPIRHTLLVSQNTTVDKIKTLYAHPQVFTQCSHFLAELGNVEVKTMDSTSSAMLTVSELQRDDVAAIGSEAGGNLYGLIAIKSNLANQKENHSRFIVVARNPVVVPLQVPAKTTLVMSTVQKPGALVEALLVLRENNINMTKLESRPIPGNPWEEMFYIDVEGNVEDGPVQTALDALRGITRYIKVLGCYPSEEISPTKVAAASALAQ; via the coding sequence ATGCCAAACAATGCACTAGATACTGTTAGACAGCGTATTACTGCGCTGGACAGTGAATTACTTAGCTTGCTAGCCGAACGCCGGAAACTCACTAACGAAGTAGCCGAAACAAAAATAAAACACCATATTCCAGTAAGAGATCATAAACGCGAAGAACAACTACTCGTGCGCCTTATCAAAGAAGGGCAAAGTATAGGGCTGGATCCACATTACGTAACGCAAGTATTTCACGTTGTTATCGAAGACTCGGTTCTAAATCAGCAAGCTATGTTGGCTGAACGCGCAAACCCTGGAAGCGCGCTACCGCTCAACAGAGTCGCGTTTCTTGGTGATAAAGGTTCGTACTCATACTTGGCCACACAAAAATATTTTTCTAGGCGCCCCGGCGAGCTTCTAGAAATGGGCTGTCAAAGTTTTGCAGAAATTATTCACAAGGTAGAAAACGCCGAAGCAGACTATGCCGTTTTACCCATTGAAAATACAACGTCTGGCAGTATAAATGAAGTTTATGACCAGTTGCAGCATACACAACTTAGCATTATCGGCGAGCTTACTCACCCTATTCGCCATACGCTTCTGGTGAGCCAAAACACAACCGTAGACAAGATAAAAACTCTCTATGCACATCCTCAAGTGTTTACCCAGTGTAGCCACTTTCTAGCGGAACTAGGTAACGTTGAGGTAAAGACCATGGACAGCACTTCCTCAGCAATGCTCACGGTAAGTGAATTACAACGAGACGATGTTGCCGCAATTGGCAGTGAAGCTGGTGGTAACCTGTATGGCCTCATCGCCATAAAGAGTAATTTGGCAAATCAGAAAGAAAACCACAGTCGCTTTATTGTTGTAGCGCGAAACCCAGTTGTCGTTCCCCTTCAAGTGCCAGCTAAAACAACGCTAGTAATGTCTACCGTTCAAAAGCCCGGCGCGCTTGTTGAGGCATTGCTCGTTTTAAGAGAAAACAACATCAATATGACAAAACTTGAATCTCGACCAATTCCAGGAAACCCTTGGGAGGAAATGTTCTACATCGACGTGGAAGGTAATGTCGAGGACGGTCCTGTTCAAACTGCATTAGACGCGCTAAGAGGCATAACACGATATATTAAAGTGCTTGGCTGCTACCCAAGCGAAGAAATAAGCCCGACAAAGGTTGCCGCGGCCAGTGCACTGGCCCAATAA
- a CDS encoding 3-deoxy-7-phosphoheptulonate synthase: protein MIKDTVNNVHVSTEDVLITPDDLSAELPVSDKALEAISESRKIVSDIIHRRDHRLLVVCGPCSIHDIDAAKEYALKLKELHESCKDTLFIVMRVYFEKPRTTTGWKGLINDPHIDGTFDIETGLRKARELLIWLAELELPVATEALDPISPQYLAELFSWAAIGARTSESQTHREMASGLSMPVGFKNGTDGSLDIAINALKSAASGHRFMGINKQGQVSIIGTSGNPDGHIILRGGKQPNYDSVCVSECEVELEGAGLTAGLVVDCSHANSAKDYRRQPLVAQNVVNQILEGNQSIIGVMLESHLKPGNQKAEGKKPEELEYGVSITDGCIDWESTENLIAQTRDKLITVLPLRQNKRTVA, encoded by the coding sequence ATGATTAAGGACACTGTTAATAATGTTCACGTAAGCACTGAAGATGTGCTTATAACCCCTGATGACTTAAGTGCAGAGCTTCCTGTGTCAGATAAAGCGCTGGAAGCAATATCAGAATCGAGGAAAATCGTTTCAGATATTATCCACCGCCGAGATCACAGATTGCTTGTTGTATGTGGGCCATGCTCTATCCACGACATTGACGCAGCGAAAGAGTACGCGTTAAAGCTAAAAGAGCTGCATGAGTCGTGTAAAGATACATTGTTCATCGTCATGCGTGTTTACTTTGAGAAGCCGCGCACAACAACAGGGTGGAAAGGACTGATTAACGACCCGCATATCGACGGTACATTTGATATCGAAACAGGCCTTCGCAAAGCACGAGAATTGTTAATTTGGTTGGCAGAACTAGAATTACCCGTGGCCACGGAAGCGTTAGACCCGATCAGTCCCCAGTATTTGGCTGAGTTATTCAGTTGGGCTGCAATTGGAGCGAGAACCTCAGAATCACAAACGCATCGTGAAATGGCAAGCGGTTTGTCGATGCCAGTAGGTTTTAAAAACGGTACTGACGGAAGTCTCGATATTGCAATCAATGCATTGAAATCAGCGGCGTCTGGACATCGTTTTATGGGGATCAATAAGCAAGGCCAAGTAAGTATAATTGGCACAAGTGGTAACCCAGACGGCCATATAATCCTTCGTGGAGGCAAGCAACCGAATTATGACTCGGTATGCGTGTCTGAATGCGAAGTAGAATTAGAGGGAGCCGGGCTTACGGCAGGTCTAGTTGTTGATTGCAGCCATGCGAACTCGGCAAAAGACTACCGTCGACAGCCATTGGTTGCGCAAAATGTTGTGAATCAAATTCTAGAAGGTAACCAGTCAATCATTGGTGTAATGTTAGAAAGTCACCTTAAACCTGGTAACCAAAAGGCGGAAGGTAAAAAGCCAGAAGAGTTAGAGTATGGCGTGTCTATTACTGACGGATGTATTGACTGGGAAAGTACGGAAAACTTAATTGCTCAAACCAGAGATAAATTGATAACTGTGTTACCCTTACGCCAAAACAAGCGCACGGTGGCATAA
- the trmD gene encoding tRNA (guanosine(37)-N1)-methyltransferase TrmD — protein sequence MTPEKWFGVVSLFPDMFAPFTQQGVIGRAVKSGTLSVDTFNPRDFTHDRHRTVDDRPYGGGPGMLMMVKPLTDAIQAAKKVGGEKSKVIYLSPQGKPLDQAGVQRLANIDRTILICGRYEGIDERVIESHVDEEVSIGDYVLSGGELPAMVLMDAVARLVPGVLGHKASAVEDSFTDGLLDCPHYTRPEILDGQKVPDVLLSGDHEKIRQWRLMQSLGRTWQRRPELLNHLALTEEQQRLLELFQAQLQQDDS from the coding sequence GTGACACCGGAAAAGTGGTTCGGCGTTGTTAGCCTGTTTCCAGATATGTTCGCCCCTTTTACCCAACAGGGTGTTATAGGTCGAGCAGTTAAGTCTGGAACGTTATCGGTTGACACCTTCAACCCCCGTGACTTTACACATGATCGCCATCGTACAGTAGACGATCGCCCCTACGGAGGCGGACCCGGTATGCTGATGATGGTAAAACCGCTAACCGACGCAATACAAGCTGCCAAGAAAGTGGGTGGCGAAAAAAGTAAGGTGATCTACTTATCACCACAAGGGAAACCCCTTGACCAAGCAGGCGTTCAGCGCCTTGCTAACATTGACCGCACAATTTTAATTTGCGGCCGATATGAAGGCATCGACGAGCGAGTGATCGAAAGCCATGTAGATGAAGAAGTCTCTATTGGTGATTACGTGTTAAGCGGCGGTGAACTACCAGCAATGGTCCTTATGGACGCGGTTGCTCGATTAGTTCCTGGCGTGTTGGGGCATAAAGCCTCAGCAGTTGAAGATTCCTTCACTGACGGTCTTTTGGATTGTCCGCACTATACGCGGCCCGAAATACTCGATGGTCAAAAGGTACCTGATGTGTTGTTAAGTGGGGACCATGAAAAAATTAGGCAGTGGCGATTGATGCAATCATTAGGTAGAACCTGGCAGCGTCGCCCTGAATTGTTAAATCACCTAGCTCTGACTGAGGAGCAGCAGCGTTTGCTTGAATTATTCCAAGCGCAACTGCAGCAAGATGACAGTTAA
- a CDS encoding response regulator, with product MEKLSISDLHIILVEPSDTQRKIITTLLLKENVREIDPVSTLSEARSAIKAHGADLVVSAMYFEDGTALELLKFIKEDDQFKSIPFMLVSSENRMTKLEEFKQAGVAAILPKPFEPLHLSRALNASLDLINHDELDLELFDVHDVRVLLVDDSKLARNHIRRVLEGMGLQRIKEAENGAMALTFIKDESFDLVVTDYNMPEMDGRELSEFIRFNPETAHIPIIMVTSESADSAHMANIQQTGVNALCDKPFEPNEVRQMLSALLGN from the coding sequence ATGGAAAAGCTGTCAATTTCTGATTTACACATAATTCTGGTTGAACCTTCTGATACACAGAGGAAGATTATTACGACCTTACTGCTAAAAGAAAACGTGAGGGAGATTGACCCCGTCAGCACACTTTCTGAAGCGCGCTCAGCGATAAAAGCCCATGGGGCAGATCTCGTCGTTAGTGCCATGTACTTCGAAGACGGTACAGCCCTAGAACTGCTCAAATTTATAAAAGAAGATGACCAATTTAAGTCTATTCCTTTCATGCTTGTATCGAGCGAAAACAGAATGACAAAACTCGAAGAATTCAAACAAGCGGGCGTTGCGGCTATTCTCCCTAAGCCCTTTGAGCCGCTGCATTTATCGCGAGCATTAAATGCAAGTTTAGATTTGATCAATCACGATGAGTTAGATTTAGAGCTTTTTGATGTACACGACGTGCGCGTATTATTGGTTGATGACAGTAAACTTGCACGTAATCATATAAGGCGCGTTCTTGAAGGAATGGGTCTTCAGCGTATCAAAGAAGCTGAAAATGGCGCAATGGCACTGACGTTTATAAAAGATGAATCATTCGACCTTGTCGTTACTGACTATAATATGCCAGAAATGGATGGACGAGAATTATCAGAATTTATCCGCTTTAACCCTGAAACTGCGCATATTCCTATCATTATGGTGACGTCTGAATCAGCGGATAGCGCACACATGGCGAACATTCAGCAGACCGGTGTAAATGCATTGTGTGATAAACCTTTTGAGCCGAACGAAGTAAGACAGATGTTGTCAGCACTACTAGGCAATTGA